The following is a genomic window from Mycolicibacterium sp. TY81.
AACTCGGTCGGCGTGGTATCGCTTGCGCGCTGGGTGAATCCGGCGATGTCGGCGAACAGCACCGAGGCGTCGTCGTAGCGGTCGGCGATGACGTCCCGGTGCGGATCCTTCAGTCGCTGCGCGATCTTCGCCGGCAGAATGTTGGCCAGCAGCGACTCGGACCGTTCGTATTCGGCGGCCAAAGCGGTTTCCGCACGGTCTATTTCGCGCATCGCGTACCAGATGGTCGCAACCACCAGCACCCATGACGAGATCACCGAGATGAGGAATCCGACGGTCGTGACCCACTGCGGTTGCGCCCCGGTGTCCATCGGCACGAGGTACTGCAGCGCGATGATGAGGCCCGCGCCCACCGCCGCCACCACCGATGCCACCACGATGTGCTCGATGCCGAGGACCAGCACCACGAGCGAGGCGGCGACCAGGAAGTACAACTGCTGGCCGGACCCCCGTCCCACATAGGTGGTCACGAGAGTGGTCAGGAAGTACGCGATGGCGATGAAGGTCAGCGGCGCGATGAGCTCCCCGAACCGGTACAACCGGGGGATCACGAGGTAGACCGGGGCGCACAGAACGGCGAGGGCGCCGATCCAGACGCCCGCCTCACCGGCGAACATCGACAGCGTCCCGAGGAAGGCGGCGACGACAGAGCCGATCCTGGCGGCCACCGTGAGGACCCGTCGGCGACGCGCCAGACTCTCGGCGGACGCAGCCCTCGGCGACATGACCGGCAGCCTAGCGCCGAAAGCGCACGTCACGAGGGGCATTGACAGTGCATCCACGCGAAACCTAAACTCGATCTCAATTCGATATTGATTTCTGTCGATGCGAGATGACCCCTCAGAAGGAGAAGATCATGGCCAACACCCGACGGCGGGTCGTCTTCATCGGCGCGGCCGGTGAGATGTGTCGCCTGGCCATCGAACGATTCGCCGTGGCCGCGGGCGATTGGGAGCTCGCGCTCTACGACATCCGGCCGGAACTGCTCGAGCCGCTGATCAAGAAGCTGCCGAGTGGGCTGGCGACGGCCGCCCGGCTCGATCTGTATGACCGCGACGGCCTGCAGACCGCCATCGACGGCGCGGCACTCGTCGTGCTCGGCGCCGGCCCGTACAACCGCACCGCAGGTCCGGTGATGGAAGCCTGTCTGGCAGCCGGGGTGCCGTACCTCGATTTCGATGACGACATCGAAAGCACCTTGCACGCACTGACTCTGGGCGATGCGGCCAAGGCGGCCGGTGTTCCGATGTACATCGGCTGCGGCGCCTCGCCCGGTATCACCAACGTCTTGGCCGCCGATGCGGCGGCCGAACTGGACACCGTCGAGAACATCGACGTCTACTGGGTGGTGGGCGACGAGCGCGGTTCGATCGGTCGCGCGGTGCTCGACCACATGCTGCGCGTCGCCGCGGGTCCCTGCATGACGTGGGAGAACGGCGGACCGGTGATGCACCAGTCGTGGCTGGAGACCCGGTGGACGGACCTGGGCGGTGGGCTGGGCCTGACGTTGGTGCACGAGACGGCCCATCCCGAACCCGTGACGCTGCCGCGGAAGTACCCCGATGCCAAGAACATTCGTTGCTTCGGCGGCCTGGATCCGGCGCCCTACAACGGCCTGGTCCGGGGCGTCGGCCTGGCCGTGCAGAAGGGCCAGATGCCCGTCGAGAAGGCCATCGACTTCATGGAATCGCTGCTCACCGG
Proteins encoded in this region:
- a CDS encoding adenylate/guanylate cyclase domain-containing protein, whose product is MSPRAASAESLARRRRVLTVAARIGSVVAAFLGTLSMFAGEAGVWIGALAVLCAPVYLVIPRLYRFGELIAPLTFIAIAYFLTTLVTTYVGRGSGQQLYFLVAASLVVLVLGIEHIVVASVVAAVGAGLIIALQYLVPMDTGAQPQWVTTVGFLISVISSWVLVVATIWYAMREIDRAETALAAEYERSESLLANILPAKIAQRLKDPHRDVIADRYDDASVLFADIAGFTQRASDTTPTELVRFLDGLYTDLDTLVDRHGLEKIKTSGDSYMIVSGVPEPRPDHLEALADLALDMVGAVAELTDPNGRRVPLRIGLAAGPVVAGVVGARKFFYDVWGDAVNVAARMETTDVEGRIQVPHNVYERLKDAFVLEERGAVEVKGKGVMQTWYLMGRMSSGTR
- a CDS encoding saccharopine dehydrogenase family protein, whose amino-acid sequence is MANTRRRVVFIGAAGEMCRLAIERFAVAAGDWELALYDIRPELLEPLIKKLPSGLATAARLDLYDRDGLQTAIDGAALVVLGAGPYNRTAGPVMEACLAAGVPYLDFDDDIESTLHALTLGDAAKAAGVPMYIGCGASPGITNVLAADAAAELDTVENIDVYWVVGDERGSIGRAVLDHMLRVAAGPCMTWENGGPVMHQSWLETRWTDLGGGLGLTLVHETAHPEPVTLPRKYPDAKNIRCFGGLDPAPYNGLVRGVGLAVQKGQMPVEKAIDFMESLLTGGVGSVAGWRHGLSGMWDLVHTGESTRLELLTFLAKAAAGHTFPYKSGLKVEVTGLKDGIPTVASRRTPVAGPGTYLFTDMAAATGTACAAFMVVALESGSRAGVFTPEEWAEPALFYSALERVGTPTAELPVGAH